A DNA window from Pseudomonas resinovorans NBRC 106553 contains the following coding sequences:
- a CDS encoding GGDEF domain-containing protein, whose translation MKHVNWQEDVALLSRLRLFQNVTAHNLEQLLKEFRACDLEAGEVVLSPFNRNQYLYLVLSGRLMVYLGSLDNSPVSTIMPGECAGEISFIDNDCPSAYVVAGEPTSVLRLHRESLVKLFQQAPQLMQNLLELLCDRVRQGNRIILDTEQNAKIDTLTGLFNRRWLEHIYQRESTRCAFNEQPLSLLMLDVDHFKDYNDRHGHLAGDYALCLVSHTLRDQLRPKDSMARYGGEEFVILLPEIDSGEARAIGERLRSSLELIPFFYSPLGVLPGVTVSIGLAEMRQSDSLQGLIARADGALYQAKQDGRNRLNG comes from the coding sequence ATGAAGCATGTGAACTGGCAAGAAGACGTGGCCCTGTTGAGCCGATTGCGGCTGTTCCAGAATGTCACCGCGCACAATCTCGAACAGTTGCTCAAGGAATTCCGCGCCTGTGATCTGGAGGCGGGGGAAGTCGTGCTTTCGCCGTTCAACCGCAACCAGTACCTCTACCTGGTGCTGAGCGGGCGGTTGATGGTCTACCTCGGGTCCCTGGACAACAGCCCGGTGAGCACCATCATGCCGGGCGAGTGCGCCGGCGAGATCAGCTTCATCGACAACGACTGCCCTTCGGCCTATGTGGTGGCCGGCGAGCCCACCAGCGTCCTGCGCCTGCACCGGGAGTCCCTGGTCAAGCTGTTCCAGCAGGCGCCGCAGCTGATGCAGAACCTCCTGGAGCTGCTCTGCGACCGTGTCCGCCAGGGCAACCGGATCATTCTCGACACCGAGCAGAACGCCAAGATCGACACCCTCACCGGGCTGTTCAACCGCCGCTGGCTGGAACATATCTACCAGCGCGAAAGCACGCGCTGCGCCTTCAACGAGCAGCCGTTGTCCCTGCTCATGCTGGATGTGGACCACTTCAAGGACTACAACGACCGCCATGGCCACCTGGCCGGGGACTACGCCCTCTGCCTGGTGTCCCATACCCTGCGCGACCAGTTGCGGCCCAAGGACAGCATGGCGCGTTATGGCGGCGAGGAGTTCGTCATCCTGCTGCCGGAAATCGACAGTGGCGAGGCTCGCGCCATCGGCGAGCGGTTGCGTTCGAGCCTGGAGCTGATTCCCTTCTTCTACTCGCCGCTTGGCGTGCTGCCCGGCGTGACCGTCTCCATCGGCCTTGCCGAAATGCGCCAGTCGGACAGCCTGCAAGGCTTGATCGCCCGCGCCGACGGCGCGCTGTACCAGGCCAAACAGGATGGACGAAACCGCCTGAACGGCTGA
- a CDS encoding dipeptidase, translating to MRKLLIALLLLVAVGLGIFFYLPGFLDREMNTVAAPPPYRASDEAETLHKTLFVADLHDDALLWNRNLLERHDFGHSDLPRLLEGHVGLQVFSTVTKTPRGLNYESNGADSDDITLLVMAQRWPRATWHSLLERALYQGHKLDEAAAGSQGKLILVRSREDFTKYLADWEKDPNRVAAILATEGLHPLEGKLENVDRMYDAGFRIMGLTHFFDNEVGGSAHGLEKGGLTPFGRRVIERLEEKKMLVDLAHASRPLIDDVLNMVERPVLVSHTGVEGTCPGTRNLSDAHIQRIAATGGVIGIGYWDTAVCDTSVAAIVKAIRYVADKVGVRHVALGSDFDGAVHTPFDTSGLAQLTQGLKEAGFSEADIASIMGGNVRRLLLESLP from the coding sequence ATGCGCAAACTCCTGATCGCTTTGCTACTGCTGGTGGCCGTTGGCCTGGGGATTTTCTTCTACCTGCCGGGGTTCCTCGACCGTGAGATGAACACCGTGGCCGCGCCGCCGCCCTACCGTGCCTCGGACGAGGCGGAAACCCTGCACAAGACCCTGTTCGTCGCCGACCTGCACGACGACGCCCTGCTGTGGAACCGCAACCTGCTGGAGCGCCATGATTTCGGCCACAGCGACCTGCCGCGCCTGCTCGAAGGCCATGTGGGCCTGCAGGTGTTCTCCACCGTCACCAAGACGCCACGGGGCCTGAACTACGAGAGCAATGGCGCCGATAGCGACGACATCACCCTGCTGGTCATGGCCCAGCGCTGGCCCCGTGCGACCTGGCACAGCCTGCTGGAGCGCGCCCTCTACCAGGGCCACAAGCTGGATGAGGCCGCCGCCGGTAGCCAGGGCAAGCTGATCCTGGTGCGCAGCCGCGAGGATTTCACCAAGTACCTCGCCGATTGGGAAAAGGACCCGAACCGCGTCGCCGCCATCCTCGCCACCGAGGGCCTGCATCCGCTGGAAGGCAAGCTGGAGAACGTCGATCGCATGTATGACGCGGGCTTCCGCATCATGGGCCTGACCCATTTCTTCGATAACGAGGTGGGCGGTTCGGCCCACGGCCTGGAAAAGGGCGGCCTGACCCCCTTCGGCCGTCGGGTGATCGAGCGCCTGGAAGAGAAGAAGATGCTGGTTGACCTGGCCCACGCCTCCCGCCCGCTGATCGACGATGTGCTGAACATGGTCGAGCGCCCGGTACTGGTGTCCCACACCGGCGTCGAGGGCACCTGCCCGGGTACCCGCAACCTGAGCGACGCGCATATCCAGCGCATCGCGGCCACCGGCGGCGTGATCGGCATCGGCTACTGGGACACCGCGGTGTGCGATACCTCGGTCGCCGCCATCGTCAAAGCCATCCGCTACGTCGCCGACAAGGTGGGCGTACGGCATGTGGCGCTGGGTTCGGACTTCGATGGCGCGGTGCACACGCCGTTCGACACCAGCGGCCTGGCGCAACTGACCCAGGGCCTCAAGGAAGCGGGTTTCAGTGAGGCGGACATCGCCTCGATCATGGGCGGCAACGTGCGCCGGCTGCTCCTGGAGAGCCTTCCCTAG
- a CDS encoding acyl-CoA synthetase, translating into MAQNVAPPIANLRDIEEIERLSLEQRGMPDSTFELIRQSAERHPHKRAMTFLLQGDAEETPHELSYAQLLARVTQAANAFHHLGVRPGKAVSFLLPNLPQTHFTIWGGEAAGVVNAINPMLEPEHIAELVRAADSNVLVTLAPFPGTDLWDKVAGLREQLPELEAIVTVDLANLLPEPQRSAIKAQRGALSEGVLDFDELLDRFPADHLQSGRVIAPDDVASYFHTGGTTGTPKLAPHSHRNEVAMAMILAYAINLGEGDNTLCGLPLFHVNGVMVTGLAPFYAGAEILIATPQGYRNTRLIQNFWKVIERYRVSFFSGVPTIYAGLLQVPSEGHDLSSLRYALCGAAPMPVELIRQFEAKTGLKLIEGYGLTEATCGSCGNPAHGERRPGSVGMRMPYVQVKVAVLDEQGRYLRDAADDEIGNLCVRGVTVFKGYLQASKNQDIWVDGDWFNTGDLGRMDADGYIWLTGRSKDLIIRGGHNIDPQMIEEALHRHPAVAMAAAVGKPDDKVGELPVAYVQLKPGASASEAELLEHAAGQVPERAAVPKDVWIIEAIPVTAVGKTFKPALRFDATRRVLEDVLGAIAPGVKVEVVNDDRHGQVAEIRVPGLDAAVQAKLEARLAGYSVKFRLMA; encoded by the coding sequence ATGGCCCAGAACGTAGCTCCGCCCATCGCCAACCTGCGCGATATCGAAGAAATCGAACGCCTTTCGCTGGAACAGCGCGGCATGCCGGACAGCACCTTTGAACTGATCCGCCAGAGCGCCGAACGCCACCCGCACAAGCGCGCCATGACCTTCCTGCTCCAGGGGGACGCCGAGGAAACCCCCCATGAGCTGAGCTACGCGCAGCTGCTGGCGCGCGTCACCCAGGCCGCCAACGCCTTCCATCACCTGGGTGTGCGGCCCGGCAAGGCGGTGTCCTTCCTGCTGCCGAACCTGCCCCAGACCCACTTCACCATCTGGGGTGGCGAGGCAGCCGGTGTGGTCAACGCCATCAACCCGATGCTGGAGCCCGAGCACATCGCCGAGCTGGTGCGGGCGGCGGACTCCAACGTCCTGGTGACCCTGGCGCCGTTCCCCGGTACCGACCTCTGGGACAAGGTGGCCGGCCTGCGCGAGCAGCTGCCGGAGCTCGAGGCGATAGTCACGGTGGACCTGGCCAACCTGCTGCCCGAGCCCCAGCGCAGTGCGATCAAGGCCCAGCGCGGCGCGCTGTCTGAGGGCGTACTGGACTTCGACGAGCTGCTCGACCGCTTCCCCGCCGACCACCTGCAGAGTGGCCGGGTGATCGCCCCGGACGACGTCGCGTCGTATTTCCATACCGGCGGCACCACGGGTACGCCGAAGCTGGCGCCCCACAGCCACCGCAACGAGGTGGCCATGGCGATGATCCTGGCCTACGCCATCAACCTGGGGGAGGGCGACAACACCCTCTGCGGCCTGCCGCTTTTCCACGTCAACGGCGTGATGGTGACCGGCCTCGCGCCCTTCTACGCCGGCGCCGAGATCCTCATCGCCACGCCCCAGGGCTATCGCAACACGCGACTGATCCAGAACTTCTGGAAGGTCATCGAGCGTTACCGCGTGAGTTTCTTCAGCGGCGTGCCGACCATCTATGCCGGTCTGCTGCAGGTGCCCAGCGAGGGCCATGACCTGTCGAGCCTGCGCTATGCCCTGTGCGGCGCCGCGCCCATGCCGGTGGAGCTGATCCGCCAGTTCGAGGCCAAGACCGGCCTCAAGCTGATCGAGGGCTACGGCCTGACCGAAGCCACCTGCGGCAGTTGCGGCAACCCCGCCCACGGCGAACGCCGGCCGGGCTCCGTCGGCATGCGCATGCCCTATGTGCAGGTCAAGGTGGCGGTGCTGGACGAGCAGGGACGTTACCTGCGCGATGCCGCCGACGACGAGATCGGTAACCTCTGCGTGCGCGGGGTGACCGTGTTCAAGGGCTACCTGCAGGCGAGCAAGAACCAGGACATCTGGGTCGACGGCGACTGGTTCAACACCGGCGACCTCGGCCGCATGGACGCCGATGGCTACATCTGGCTCACCGGCCGCAGCAAGGACCTGATCATCCGTGGCGGCCACAATATCGACCCGCAGATGATCGAAGAGGCCCTGCACCGGCATCCCGCCGTGGCCATGGCGGCGGCCGTGGGCAAGCCGGACGACAAGGTCGGCGAACTGCCGGTGGCCTATGTGCAGCTCAAGCCCGGCGCCAGCGCCAGCGAGGCCGAGTTGCTGGAGCACGCGGCAGGGCAGGTGCCCGAGCGCGCGGCGGTGCCCAAGGATGTCTGGATAATCGAGGCCATCCCGGTCACGGCCGTGGGCAAGACCTTCAAGCCGGCCCTGCGTTTCGACGCCACCCGCCGGGTCCTGGAGGATGTGCTGGGCGCCATTGCGCCGGGGGTGAAGGTGGAGGTGGTCAACGACGACCGCCATGGCCAGGTCGCGGAGATCCGCGTTCCGGGCCTGGACGCCGCCGTGCAGGCGAAGCTGGAAGCGCGCCTGGCCGGCTATTCGGTGAAGTTCCGCCTGATGGCTTGA
- a CDS encoding amino acid ABC transporter permease: MTTHVFKPDQPPPRMSVGLLGWLRANLFSNWFNTLLTLFAIYLVWLIVPPLIKWAFLQADWSGTTRADCTSEGACWVFIKMRFAQFMYGFYPEALRWRVDLAVWIAIIGAAPLFIPRFSRKAVYGLGFLVIYPLVAYWLLHGGFLGLSTVSTSQWGGLMLTLVIAAVGIVGALPLGILLALGRRSNLPAIKVICVTFIEFWRGVPLITVLFMSSVMLPLFLPEGLSFDKLLRALIGVILFQSAYVAEVVRGGLQAIPKGQYEAAAAMGLGYWRMMGLVILPQALKLVIPGIVNTFIALFKDTSLVIIIGLFDLLNSIKQATTDPAWLGMATEGYVFAALVFWIFCFGMSRYSMSLERKLDTGHKR; encoded by the coding sequence ATGACGACACATGTATTCAAGCCCGACCAGCCGCCACCCCGGATGAGCGTCGGCCTGCTGGGTTGGCTGCGCGCCAACCTGTTCTCCAACTGGTTCAACACCCTGTTGACCCTGTTCGCCATCTACCTGGTGTGGCTGATCGTGCCACCGCTGATCAAGTGGGCCTTCCTCCAGGCCGACTGGTCCGGCACGACCCGCGCCGACTGCACCAGCGAAGGCGCCTGCTGGGTCTTCATCAAGATGCGCTTCGCCCAGTTCATGTACGGCTTCTACCCCGAGGCGCTGCGCTGGCGTGTGGACCTGGCCGTGTGGATCGCCATCATCGGTGCCGCACCGCTGTTCATCCCGCGCTTTTCGCGCAAGGCGGTCTACGGCCTGGGCTTCCTGGTGATCTACCCGCTGGTGGCCTACTGGCTGCTGCACGGTGGTTTCCTTGGCCTGAGCACCGTCTCCACCAGCCAGTGGGGCGGCCTGATGCTGACCCTGGTGATCGCGGCGGTGGGCATCGTCGGCGCGCTGCCCCTGGGCATCCTGCTGGCGCTCGGCCGGCGCTCCAACCTGCCGGCGATCAAGGTCATCTGCGTGACCTTCATCGAGTTCTGGCGCGGCGTGCCGCTGATCACCGTGCTCTTCATGTCCTCGGTGATGCTGCCGCTGTTCCTGCCCGAAGGCCTGTCCTTCGACAAGCTGCTGCGGGCGCTGATCGGCGTGATCCTGTTCCAGTCGGCCTACGTTGCCGAAGTGGTGCGCGGCGGCCTGCAGGCCATCCCCAAGGGCCAGTACGAAGCCGCGGCCGCCATGGGCCTGGGCTACTGGAGGATGATGGGCCTGGTGATCCTGCCGCAAGCCCTGAAACTGGTGATCCCGGGCATCGTCAACACCTTCATCGCGCTGTTCAAGGACACCAGCCTGGTGATCATCATCGGCCTGTTCGACCTGCTCAACAGCATCAAGCAGGCCACCACCGACCCGGCCTGGCTGGGCATGGCCACCGAAGGCTACGTCTTCGCCGCCCTGGTGTTCTGGATCTTCTGTTTCGGCATGTCCCGCTACTCCATGAGCCTGGAGCGCAAGCTGGACACCGGCCACAAGCGTTAG
- a CDS encoding amino acid ABC transporter permease yields the protein MQKPANAPRAPKGSFWTDPKARAWLFQIIAVVAVMALGWYLFQNTQHNLEQRGILSGFDFLQQSAGFGISQHLIDYNESHSYARVFVIGLLNTLLVSVIGIFFATILGFILGVARLSPNWLVRKLATVYIETFRNIPPLLQIFFWYFAVMLPMPGPRNSLAIGEHLFLNNRGLYMPAPVATDGFWAFVVSLLVVVAAIIAVARMAKAKREATGQRFPVLLASLALLVVIPGLVSLVFGAPFEWSMPVLQGFNFRGGWVVIPELIALTLALTVYTAAFIAENVRSGIQAVSHGQTEAARSLGLPVGKTLRLVIIPQALRVIIPPLTSQYLNLTKNSSLAAGIGYPDMVSLFAGTVLNQTGQAIEVIAITMSVYLAISISISLLMNWYNKRIALVER from the coding sequence ATGCAAAAACCTGCCAACGCCCCGCGTGCCCCGAAAGGTTCGTTCTGGACCGATCCGAAGGCGCGTGCGTGGCTATTCCAGATAATCGCCGTCGTCGCCGTCATGGCGCTCGGCTGGTACCTATTCCAGAACACCCAGCACAACCTCGAGCAACGCGGCATCCTGTCCGGCTTCGACTTCCTCCAGCAGAGCGCCGGCTTCGGGATTTCCCAGCACCTGATCGACTACAACGAAAGCCACAGCTACGCCCGTGTCTTCGTTATCGGTCTGCTCAATACCCTGCTGGTCTCGGTCATCGGCATCTTCTTCGCCACCATTCTCGGCTTCATCCTCGGCGTCGCCCGACTGTCGCCGAACTGGCTGGTGCGCAAGCTGGCGACCGTCTACATCGAGACCTTCCGCAATATCCCGCCGTTGTTGCAGATCTTCTTCTGGTACTTCGCGGTGATGCTGCCCATGCCGGGGCCGCGCAACAGCCTGGCCATCGGCGAGCACCTGTTCCTCAACAACCGCGGCCTGTACATGCCCGCTCCGGTGGCCACTGATGGCTTCTGGGCCTTCGTGGTCAGCCTGCTGGTGGTCGTGGCGGCGATCATCGCCGTCGCGCGCATGGCGAAAGCCAAGCGTGAGGCCACCGGCCAGCGCTTCCCGGTACTGCTGGCGTCGCTGGCGCTGCTGGTGGTGATCCCCGGCCTGGTGTCCCTGGTGTTCGGCGCGCCCTTCGAGTGGAGCATGCCGGTACTGCAGGGCTTCAACTTCCGCGGTGGCTGGGTGGTGATCCCTGAACTGATCGCCCTGACCCTGGCGCTGACCGTGTACACAGCGGCCTTCATCGCCGAGAACGTGCGTTCGGGCATCCAGGCGGTCAGCCACGGCCAGACCGAGGCCGCACGCTCCCTGGGCCTGCCCGTCGGCAAGACCCTGCGCCTGGTGATCATCCCGCAGGCCTTGCGTGTGATCATCCCGCCGCTCACCAGCCAGTACCTGAACCTGACCAAGAACTCGTCCCTGGCGGCCGGCATCGGCTACCCGGACATGGTCTCGCTGTTCGCCGGTACGGTACTCAACCAGACCGGCCAGGCCATCGAGGTGATCGCCATCACCATGAGCGTCTACCTGGCCATCAGCATCAGCATTTCGCTGTTGATGAACTGGTACAACAAGCGCATTGCGCTAGTCGAGCGGTGA
- a CDS encoding amino acid ABC transporter substrate-binding protein produces MKMVKSTLAVLTAATVLGVSGFAQAGATLDAVKKKGFVQCGISDGLPGFSYADGKGNYLGIDVDVCRAVAAAVFGDASKVKFSPLTAKERFTALQSGEVDVLSRNSTWTSSRDAAMGLNFTGITYFDGQGFLVNKKLGVSSAKELDGATVCIQAGTTTELNLSDYFRANNLKYTPITYDTSDESAKSLESGRCDVLTSDQSQLYAQRIKLAAPDEYVVLPEVISKEPLGPAVRQGDEEWFDIVRWTLFGMLNAEEMGITSKNVEEQAKTTKNPDVARLLGKEGEFGKDLKLPNDWVVQIVKQVGNYGEIFDRNVGAGSALKIERGLNAQWNKGGLQYAPPVR; encoded by the coding sequence ATGAAGATGGTGAAATCCACCCTGGCCGTGCTGACCGCGGCAACCGTTCTCGGTGTCAGCGGTTTCGCGCAGGCGGGCGCCACCCTGGACGCGGTGAAGAAGAAAGGCTTCGTGCAATGCGGCATCAGTGACGGCCTCCCGGGCTTCTCCTATGCCGACGGCAAGGGCAACTACCTGGGCATCGACGTCGATGTCTGCCGCGCAGTTGCCGCCGCCGTGTTCGGCGATGCCAGCAAGGTCAAGTTCAGCCCGCTGACCGCCAAGGAACGTTTCACCGCGCTGCAGTCCGGCGAAGTCGACGTCCTTTCGCGCAACAGCACCTGGACCAGCTCTCGTGACGCGGCCATGGGCCTGAACTTCACGGGCATCACGTACTTCGACGGCCAGGGCTTCCTGGTGAACAAGAAGCTCGGCGTTTCCAGCGCCAAGGAACTCGATGGCGCCACCGTCTGCATCCAGGCCGGCACCACCACCGAGCTGAACCTGTCCGACTACTTCCGCGCCAACAACCTGAAGTACACCCCCATCACCTACGACACCTCCGACGAGAGCGCCAAGTCGCTTGAGTCCGGTCGTTGCGACGTGCTGACCTCCGACCAGTCCCAGCTGTATGCACAGCGCATCAAGCTGGCCGCTCCGGACGAGTACGTGGTACTGCCGGAAGTGATCTCCAAGGAACCCCTCGGCCCAGCCGTGCGCCAGGGTGACGAAGAGTGGTTCGACATCGTGCGCTGGACCCTGTTCGGCATGCTCAACGCCGAAGAAATGGGCATCACCTCGAAGAACGTCGAAGAGCAGGCCAAGACCACCAAGAACCCCGACGTTGCCCGTCTGCTGGGCAAGGAAGGCGAGTTCGGCAAGGACCTGAAGCTGCCGAACGACTGGGTGGTGCAGATCGTCAAGCAGGTCGGCAACTACGGTGAAATCTTCGATCGCAACGTCGGTGCAGGCAGCGCGCTGAAGATCGAGCGTGGCCTCAACGCCCAATGGAACAAGGGTGGTCTGCAGTACGCACCGCCGGTGCGTTGA
- a CDS encoding alpha/beta hydrolase, translating to MSDTLILEPTLGADACIIWLHGLGADRYDFLPVAEALQEVLDSTRFVLPQAPTRAVTINGGWAMPSWYDILAMRPERAINEAQLEESSAQVLALVQAQIDGGIDPRRIFLAGFSQGGAVVLHAAFLRWQGELGGVLALSTYAPTFSDDMQLSDSQRQLPVLCLHGTFDDVVLPAMGRAAHDRLAAAGVPVAWRDYPMAHEVLPQQIRDIGTWLVEHLQR from the coding sequence ATGAGCGACACACTGATCCTCGAGCCCACACTTGGCGCCGACGCCTGCATCATCTGGCTCCACGGCCTGGGCGCCGACCGCTATGACTTCCTGCCGGTGGCCGAGGCCCTGCAGGAAGTCCTCGACAGCACCCGCTTCGTACTGCCCCAGGCGCCGACCCGCGCGGTGACCATCAATGGCGGCTGGGCCATGCCCTCCTGGTACGACATCCTCGCCATGCGCCCCGAGCGCGCCATCAACGAGGCCCAGTTGGAGGAATCGTCCGCGCAGGTGCTGGCCCTGGTGCAGGCGCAGATCGACGGCGGCATCGACCCACGGCGGATCTTCCTCGCCGGCTTCTCCCAGGGCGGTGCGGTGGTGCTGCACGCGGCCTTCCTGCGTTGGCAGGGGGAGCTGGGCGGGGTGCTGGCGCTGTCCACCTACGCCCCCACCTTCAGTGACGACATGCAACTGTCCGACAGCCAACGGCAGCTGCCGGTCCTGTGCTTGCATGGCACCTTCGACGACGTGGTGCTGCCGGCGATGGGCCGTGCCGCCCACGATCGCCTGGCCGCGGCCGGAGTACCGGTCGCCTGGCGCGACTACCCGATGGCCCACGAGGTGTTGCCGCAACAGATCCGTGATATCGGTACCTGGCTGGTGGAACACCTGCAGCGCTGA
- the rhlB gene encoding ATP-dependent RNA helicase RhlB: MLKALKKIFSKGEEPQVGPAPTVSSPLPVEKQEQPAKPKKAPREAGEKAEGSGERAPRGEKKPRSDKPKPDKPRRERPAKAAAVDNWKLEDFNVEPQEGKTRFHDFNLDPRLMHAIHDLGFPYCTPIQAQVLGHTLKGKDAIGRAQTGTGKTAAFLISTITQLLQTPPPKERYMGEPRALIIAPTRELVVQIAKDAQDLTKYSGLSVMSFVGGMDFDKQLRQLESRFCDILVATPGRLLDFNQRGEVHLDMVEVMVLDEADRMLDMGFIPQVRQIIRQTPFKGERQTLLFSATFTEDVMNLAKQWTVDPSIVEIEPENVASDTVEQHVYAVAGSDKYKLLYNLIAQNDWTRVMVFANRKDEVRRIEERLTKDGISAAQMSGDVPQHKRIKTLEGFREGKIRVLVATDVAGRGIHIEGISHVINFTLPEDPDDYVHRIGRTGRAGATGTSISFAGEDDAFALPPIEELLGRKINCEMPPTELLKPVPRKHH, encoded by the coding sequence GTGCTCAAGGCACTCAAGAAAATATTCAGCAAGGGCGAAGAGCCGCAGGTCGGCCCCGCCCCCACAGTGTCATCCCCCCTCCCGGTCGAGAAGCAAGAGCAGCCGGCCAAGCCCAAGAAAGCTCCCCGCGAAGCCGGCGAAAAGGCCGAAGGCTCTGGCGAGCGTGCCCCCCGTGGCGAAAAGAAACCCCGTAGCGACAAGCCCAAGCCCGACAAGCCGCGCCGTGAGCGCCCGGCCAAGGCCGCCGCTGTGGATAACTGGAAGCTCGAAGATTTCAACGTGGAGCCCCAGGAGGGCAAGACCCGCTTCCACGACTTCAACCTCGATCCGCGGTTGATGCATGCCATCCACGACCTGGGCTTCCCCTACTGCACCCCGATCCAGGCCCAGGTCCTTGGCCATACCCTCAAGGGCAAGGACGCCATCGGCCGTGCCCAGACCGGTACCGGCAAGACCGCGGCCTTCCTGATTTCCACCATCACCCAGCTGCTGCAAACCCCTCCGCCGAAAGAGCGCTACATGGGCGAGCCCCGTGCGCTGATCATCGCGCCGACACGCGAGCTGGTGGTGCAGATCGCCAAGGACGCCCAGGACCTGACCAAGTACAGCGGCCTCAGCGTGATGAGCTTCGTCGGCGGCATGGACTTCGACAAGCAGCTCCGCCAGCTGGAATCGCGCTTCTGCGACATCCTGGTGGCCACCCCGGGCCGTCTGCTGGACTTCAACCAGCGCGGCGAGGTGCACCTGGACATGGTCGAGGTGATGGTGCTCGACGAAGCGGACCGCATGCTCGACATGGGCTTCATCCCGCAGGTGCGCCAGATCATCCGCCAGACCCCCTTCAAGGGCGAGCGCCAGACCCTGCTGTTCTCCGCCACCTTCACCGAAGACGTGATGAACCTGGCCAAGCAGTGGACCGTGGACCCGTCCATCGTCGAGATCGAGCCGGAGAACGTCGCCAGCGATACCGTCGAACAGCACGTCTATGCCGTGGCCGGCAGTGACAAGTACAAGCTGCTCTACAACCTGATCGCCCAGAACGACTGGACCCGCGTGATGGTCTTCGCCAACCGCAAGGACGAAGTGCGCCGCATCGAGGAACGCCTGACCAAGGACGGCATCAGTGCCGCCCAGATGTCCGGCGACGTGCCCCAGCACAAGCGCATCAAGACCCTGGAAGGCTTCCGCGAAGGCAAGATCCGCGTGCTGGTGGCCACCGATGTTGCCGGTCGCGGCATCCACATCGAAGGCATCAGCCACGTGATCAACTTCACCCTGCCGGAAGATCCGGACGACTACGTGCACCGCATCGGCCGTACCGGCCGCGCCGGCGCCACGGGCACCTCCATCAGCTTCGCCGGTGAGGACGACGCGTTCGCCCTGCCGCCGATCGAGGAGCTGCTGGGTCGCAAGATCAACTGCGAGATGCCCCCGACCGAACTGCTCAAGCCGGTGCCGCGCAAGCACCACTGA